In Archangium violaceum, the following are encoded in one genomic region:
- a CDS encoding sensor histidine kinase gives MKLYQQLVLFMFAATVLPLAAMGFLLLSRAESELAGRIVSEQRIIAVTTAESVSAELVKTVDVIARSAEAIPWEHATPEEFRGALSLLYEQSPAVSAVLHLDSEGLPQGPPIFRAAGESEHPGFEPSGAPALAQAVPVQTLRRGNKGQAALGRVYAHAPSGRAAVAVAVKLGNGEAAPYAILEIVLSDLEEMLVRHAGDSPGYIDLVDASSARVLASSLPERRLRPLDSALAAWLSSGGEQVRGFRMGDPVQRVSTARVPRVPGFDVVVAVDEAVALAPVRAMRRTVLLSLFAAFVVLLALGGLYTRRVNRRLSEVVAGVDAFGRGELDRRVRLEGDDELTDLAYAFNRMGGELEAARAKLMRWNDDLKARVDEATAELRDAQSQLLEAQKLAAVGQLGAGVAHEINNPLAGILGNTQLLMLERDEKDPDFDALRKIELSAKRCREITQNLLRFSQQRARPELRSVDLNTIIRDALSLSENQIRGEGISLLTELVSPPVRVKADPGHLSQVVLAMLSNARTAMMKSETKRLVLRTGERGGRGFLEVEDTGKGIAPEHRSRIFEPFFTTKDVWTNVGLGLSVAWRAVSEAGGTIDVRTEVGQGTCFTVWLPVAAEGVSPGTRLR, from the coding sequence ATGAAGCTCTACCAGCAGCTCGTCCTCTTCATGTTCGCCGCCACGGTGCTCCCCCTGGCGGCGATGGGCTTCCTGCTGCTGTCGCGCGCGGAGTCAGAGCTGGCCGGGCGCATCGTCTCCGAGCAGCGCATCATCGCCGTCACCACCGCGGAGAGCGTGTCCGCTGAGCTGGTGAAGACGGTGGATGTGATCGCCCGCTCGGCGGAGGCCATCCCCTGGGAGCACGCCACCCCCGAGGAGTTCCGCGGCGCCCTGTCGCTCCTCTACGAGCAGTCTCCCGCCGTCAGCGCGGTGCTGCACCTGGACTCGGAGGGCCTGCCGCAGGGGCCTCCCATCTTCCGGGCCGCCGGTGAGAGCGAGCATCCGGGGTTCGAGCCCTCCGGTGCACCGGCGCTCGCCCAGGCGGTGCCAGTGCAGACGCTGCGCCGTGGCAACAAGGGACAGGCCGCCCTGGGCCGCGTCTACGCGCACGCCCCCAGCGGTCGCGCGGCGGTGGCGGTGGCGGTGAAGCTGGGCAACGGGGAGGCCGCCCCCTACGCCATCCTGGAGATCGTTCTCTCGGATCTGGAGGAGATGCTGGTGCGGCATGCCGGGGACTCGCCGGGCTACATCGACCTGGTGGACGCCTCCTCCGCGCGCGTCCTCGCCAGCTCCCTGCCGGAGCGGCGCCTGCGGCCCTTGGACTCCGCGCTGGCCGCCTGGCTCTCCTCGGGAGGCGAGCAGGTGCGCGGCTTCCGCATGGGGGACCCCGTTCAGCGGGTAAGCACCGCGCGAGTGCCCCGCGTCCCCGGCTTCGACGTGGTGGTGGCGGTGGACGAGGCCGTCGCCCTGGCGCCGGTGCGCGCCATGCGCCGCACGGTGCTGCTGTCCCTCTTCGCGGCCTTCGTGGTGTTGCTCGCCCTGGGAGGGCTCTACACCCGCCGGGTCAACCGCCGCCTGTCCGAGGTGGTGGCCGGGGTCGACGCCTTCGGCCGTGGCGAGCTGGACCGCCGTGTCCGGCTGGAGGGCGATGACGAGCTCACCGACCTGGCCTACGCCTTCAACCGCATGGGCGGCGAGCTGGAGGCCGCCCGCGCGAAGCTGATGCGCTGGAACGATGACCTCAAGGCCCGGGTGGACGAGGCCACCGCCGAGCTGCGCGATGCCCAGTCCCAGCTGCTCGAGGCCCAGAAGCTCGCCGCGGTGGGCCAGCTCGGCGCCGGCGTGGCCCATGAAATCAACAACCCCCTGGCCGGCATCCTCGGCAACACCCAGCTGCTGATGCTCGAGCGCGACGAGAAGGATCCCGACTTCGACGCACTGCGAAAGATCGAGCTGAGCGCCAAGCGCTGCAGGGAGATCACCCAGAACCTGCTGCGCTTCTCCCAGCAGCGCGCCAGGCCCGAGCTGCGCTCGGTGGATCTCAACACCATCATCCGCGACGCGCTCTCGCTCTCGGAGAATCAGATCCGCGGGGAGGGAATCTCCCTGCTCACCGAGCTGGTCTCCCCACCCGTCAGGGTGAAGGCGGACCCGGGGCACCTGTCCCAGGTGGTGCTGGCCATGCTGTCCAACGCGCGCACCGCGATGATGAAGAGCGAGACGAAGCGGCTCGTGCTGCGCACCGGCGAGCGGGGCGGGCGCGGCTTCCTCGAGGTGGAGGACACGGGCAAGGGCATCGCCCCCGAGCACCGCTCGCGCATCTTCGAGCCCTTCTTCACCACCAAGGACGTCTGGACCAACGTGGGCCTGGGCCTGTCGGTGGCCTGGCGGGCCGTCAGCGAGGCGGGCGGCACCATCGACGTGCGCACGGAAGTGGGGCAGGGCACCTGCTTCACCGTGTGGTTGCCGGTGGCTGCCGAAGGTGTGAGTCCCGGCACGCGTCTGAGGTAG
- a CDS encoding FecR domain-containing protein, translating to MDAPRSPRRTVRFLIALAAILAALPLGYFLFLHEPPPAAAPPPAPVVEREAPPPQQRPPEAQRVLKLEEIHGTVEVRRGNGEWHAVRPGESLHPSDAVRTLEGSYAVLVNGETVEVRMEAGTEVSIEALTDTLSRLMLANGMTTTRVKPGTRQTFEVRAAGSDAVARTEGGRFTMSNNGAGTVAVGTQEGEVAFIGQGKVVIVRAGQQSIVRPGRGPSDPTPIPTSLLLKMNWPARPTLTRRQMVVSGQTEPGSHVDVEGRIIPTDEEGRFSQTVPLGEGRNTVRVHARSVGGLRQELKHELNVDTTPPSRVTVDPGMWNDPRPDSQ from the coding sequence ATGGACGCCCCCCGCTCCCCCCGGCGCACCGTTCGCTTCCTGATCGCGCTCGCCGCCATCCTGGCGGCGCTGCCCCTGGGCTATTTCCTCTTCCTCCACGAGCCTCCTCCGGCCGCCGCTCCTCCGCCCGCGCCCGTCGTGGAGCGGGAGGCTCCGCCGCCCCAACAGCGGCCCCCGGAGGCGCAGCGCGTGCTGAAGCTGGAGGAGATCCACGGCACGGTGGAGGTGCGCCGCGGCAATGGGGAGTGGCACGCGGTCCGCCCCGGCGAGTCCCTGCACCCCTCGGACGCGGTGCGCACCCTAGAGGGCTCCTACGCGGTGCTCGTCAACGGCGAGACGGTGGAGGTCCGCATGGAGGCCGGCACCGAGGTGTCCATCGAGGCGCTCACCGACACCCTCTCCCGCCTCATGCTCGCCAACGGTATGACGACGACCCGCGTCAAGCCCGGCACCCGGCAGACCTTCGAGGTGCGGGCCGCCGGCAGTGACGCCGTGGCCCGGACCGAGGGCGGTCGCTTCACCATGAGCAACAACGGCGCGGGCACCGTCGCCGTGGGCACCCAGGAGGGCGAGGTCGCCTTCATCGGCCAGGGCAAGGTCGTCATCGTCCGCGCCGGTCAGCAGTCCATCGTCCGCCCCGGCCGCGGGCCCTCGGATCCCACCCCCATCCCCACCAGCCTCCTGCTCAAGATGAACTGGCCCGCCCGCCCCACGCTCACCAGGCGCCAGATGGTCGTCTCCGGGCAGACCGAGCCCGGCAGCCATGTGGACGTCGAGGGACGCATCATCCCCACGGACGAAGAGGGTCGCTTCTCCCAGACCGTCCCCCTCGGGGAGGGTCGCAACACCGTGCGGGTCCACGCCCGCTCCGTGGGGGGCCTGCGCCAGGAGCTGAAACACGAGCTGAACGTGGATACGACCCCTCCCAGCCGGGTCACCGTCGACCCGGGGATGTGGAATGACCCACGTCCGGACAGCCAATGA